Proteins co-encoded in one Candidatus Omnitrophota bacterium genomic window:
- a CDS encoding response regulator transcription factor: MRNIMIIEDDLDVVKVLHKRLAQEGFEVMAAQDAYQGIAMIHKTPPDLIILDLMLPAGGGQAVLKNIRLSNQVRYIPVIVLTGVTDPEYKKKVLSDGADAYIEKPYDPQALMAAIKALLDKPRT, translated from the coding sequence ATGCGCAATATAATGATCATTGAGGACGACCTGGATGTTGTGAAGGTATTGCATAAAAGGTTGGCCCAGGAGGGCTTTGAGGTAATGGCGGCTCAGGACGCTTATCAGGGTATAGCAATGATCCATAAAACCCCGCCTGATTTGATCATCCTGGATCTGATGCTGCCCGCGGGCGGTGGACAGGCGGTCTTAAAGAACATTAGATTATCCAATCAGGTCAGATACATCCCGGTCATTGTGCTTACCGGAGTGACGGACCCGGAATACAAGAAGAAGGTCCTTAGCGACGGGGCTGATGCCTATATCGAAAAACCTTATGACCCCCAAGCCCTGATGGCTGCCATTAAGGCGCTGTTGGATAAACCAAGGACCTAA
- the tadA gene encoding Flp pilus assembly complex ATPase component TadA → MTVLIDELIREGLITAEQLNDARIKRIGAKKPLQELLVEMGFIAEEQLVSASSKIFNMPVTQLSKETIDPSAVRLVPYELAMRYGILPLRKEGDALVLAMSDPQDIMALDDIRLNTGMSVKPLLAAKSEINNHIKKYYQAEDNIYDILKNVMGADKVEIVTEDASEFFLDERAQRSEDVPAVKICNLILSDAVKQRASDIHIESQEKTVKVRYRIDGDLRNIMDLPVSLHSSLAARLKVLAQLDTAENRKPQDGRIKISVNGRKVDLRVSTIPTFYGEKIEMRLLDIQAAKTGLESMGFQGPDLDIYKQAITAAQGLILVTGPTGSGKTSTLYATLNVVKTEKNNIITIEDPIEYLIDGLNQMQVNPVKDLTFANALKSILRQDPNVILIGEIRDKETAEMAFQASLTGHLVLSTLHTNNAVASITRLVDIGLEPYLISSALILVVAQRLVKMICPHCKEKYQPDGHLLSLFKSHIDQLGIKEFYHGSGCSYCGFTGFLGRTAIFEIFRISEKIRGMIAQRFAEDEILSEAKKSGLKTLARAGLEKVSAGITTLEEIFNIVGAASEEEAVLRSAQAGKDIKILIVDDEEDILKILEKRLTDAGYRVVKARDGQEAVAFCNKEKPDLVISDVTMPKMNGFEEVKALRSKLETAVIPVILLTAREDKESELQGLDAGADDYLTKPFDSDKLLARVKMLLRRKQ, encoded by the coding sequence ATGACTGTTTTGATCGACGAGCTTATCAGGGAAGGGCTCATAACGGCGGAACAGCTTAACGACGCCAGGATCAAGCGCATCGGCGCTAAGAAGCCGCTTCAGGAATTATTAGTGGAGATGGGTTTTATCGCGGAGGAGCAGCTGGTCAGCGCTTCATCCAAGATATTCAATATGCCTGTTACGCAGTTGAGCAAGGAAACAATAGACCCTTCTGCTGTCAGGCTGGTCCCGTATGAACTGGCTATGCGTTACGGGATATTGCCCTTGCGCAAGGAGGGTGACGCGCTGGTATTGGCGATGAGCGATCCCCAGGATATTATGGCCCTGGATGATATAAGGTTGAACACGGGAATGAGCGTAAAGCCGCTACTGGCCGCCAAGAGCGAGATAAACAATCACATTAAGAAATATTATCAGGCGGAGGATAATATTTATGACATCCTGAAGAATGTCATGGGAGCGGATAAGGTCGAGATCGTTACCGAAGACGCGTCTGAATTCTTTTTGGATGAGCGGGCGCAAAGATCCGAAGATGTCCCGGCAGTAAAGATTTGCAACCTTATTTTGAGCGACGCGGTAAAACAAAGGGCCAGCGATATCCATATCGAGTCTCAGGAGAAGACGGTCAAGGTCAGGTACAGGATAGACGGCGACCTGCGCAATATTATGGACCTTCCGGTCAGCCTGCATTCTTCGCTGGCCGCGCGTTTGAAGGTCCTGGCGCAGTTGGATACCGCGGAGAACCGCAAGCCCCAGGATGGAAGGATTAAGATATCGGTCAACGGCAGGAAGGTCGATCTGCGGGTCTCGACTATACCTACTTTTTACGGGGAAAAGATCGAGATGAGGTTGTTGGATATTCAGGCGGCAAAAACCGGGCTGGAAAGTATGGGTTTTCAAGGCCCGGATCTGGATATCTATAAACAGGCGATCACTGCCGCTCAAGGGTTGATCCTGGTCACCGGGCCCACAGGGTCGGGCAAGACTTCCACTCTTTATGCCACTCTTAATGTCGTTAAAACAGAGAAAAATAATATAATTACTATAGAAGACCCCATAGAATATCTGATCGATGGCTTGAACCAGATGCAGGTAAATCCGGTCAAGGATCTTACTTTTGCCAACGCCTTAAAGAGCATTCTGCGGCAGGACCCGAATGTTATCCTGATAGGCGAGATAAGGGACAAGGAGACAGCAGAAATGGCTTTCCAGGCTTCTTTGACCGGGCACCTGGTATTATCCACGCTGCATACGAATAACGCGGTTGCCTCAATAACCCGTTTGGTGGATATAGGTCTGGAGCCGTATCTGATATCTTCTGCGTTGATCCTTGTCGTGGCCCAGAGGCTGGTCAAGATGATCTGCCCGCATTGCAAAGAGAAATATCAACCGGATGGGCACTTGTTAAGCCTATTTAAAAGCCATATAGACCAGCTTGGTATAAAGGAGTTCTATCATGGTTCGGGCTGCAGCTATTGCGGATTCACCGGTTTTCTGGGCAGGACCGCGATTTTTGAGATATTCAGGATCAGCGAAAAGATACGGGGGATGATCGCCCAGAGGTTCGCGGAAGACGAGATTCTGTCGGAGGCAAAGAAGAGCGGCCTGAAGACTTTGGCCAGAGCAGGCCTGGAGAAAGTATCCGCGGGGATCACTACTCTGGAAGAGATCTTCAACATAGTCGGCGCCGCCTCGGAGGAAGAAGCTGTCCTTAGGTCGGCGCAGGCCGGCAAGGATATAAAGATACTTATTGTAGACGATGAGGAAGATATACTGAAGATCCTGGAAAAAAGGCTCACCGACGCGGGCTATCGGGTGGTCAAGGCCAGGGATGGTCAGGAGGCAGTGGCGTTCTGTAATAAGGAAAAGCCGGATCTGGTCATTAGCGACGTTACTATGCCCAAAATGAACGGGTTTGAAGAGGTTAAGGCTTTACGGTCGAAACTGGAGACCGCGGTGATCCCGGTCATCCTTTTGACCGCCAGGGAGGATAAGGAAAGCGAGCTGCAGGGCCTTGACGCCGGGGCGGACGATTACCTGACCAAACCTTTTGACAGCGATAAGCTGCTGGCGCGGGTAAAAATGCTCTTAAGGAGGAAGCAGTGA